Genomic window (Oryza sativa Japonica Group chromosome 3, ASM3414082v1):
ATTTGTCATCTCGCAAGGCTACCTCTTTCTGAAGGAAGGCTTTCAATTCTGACATAAACCCATCCTCATCTATGTCCACCCCTGTGCATGTGTAGGAAAGGGCAGCATCTACAGGAACAAATTTCCAGAGCTGTGCAAAAGAAGTGCGAGCGGCAAAGTACCCAAAGGAACCCATTGCAAGGTGAATGAGTGCCCAATGCCGCTCCCTCAGCAAGAAATGGAACAGATCCCACATTGCAGAACAAAGTGGGTTTGCATCGTCTTCAGTAGTGTTCAAGTGACCAAGAATTGCCATAAATGAAGCCATTGATGGTTTGCACTGAGAGATTGCTGTATTTGAATTATCAAAACTGGACATGAACAGAGTGTGCAACTCCAAAGTTAACTTCTCCAACTCACTGAACGCACAAAGATGCCTCATGTGCGTAATAATAACCAATATGGAACTGATGTGCTTGACAAGGAGGTTCTTACTGCTATCAGGTGAAGTTCTATAAAGATTAATGAGAGAGGTGGCAATCTTGAACATAGTAGCAATACTTTTTTCATCAATGGTAACGTCCTTTATTTCGCTGCATAAAATATTGTGTACAAAAGAATTGTTTCTTTGGTTCCAAAAATAAAAGCAGCATTTTAGCATCAGACTGAATAATAGTAAGAGACAAGGGACTTACCAACTCTGGAAAGCAGAGGCTAGAGCATGTACaggaaaccctattatgcccgAACTAGAAGAAGTTGGCAAGTTGATTTCTCCATGATTCTTGAAGTAGTTCTGATTCTGTAGATACCCAGCAAAAGAAGTGAACAGTGTCTTCACAGCATGTTCCTTTACACCACGAGATAATGAATCAAAAGGAAATCCTTCCATCAACAGTGCTAAGTACAAGATCGATGACTTGGAAGAGCTATCATTCAGCAtggtataaatttgatcaattgTTGCAGACGATGCATAGCTCAAGATGTTACATGATGCACGAGCAAGCTTCCTCAGAGCACTGAGAGGTGCAAGAACTTCCTCTGGTGACGCTAGAGTCTTTAACAGAAGAAATAGCTGATTGATTAAATAGGTTGAAGTTTCAGCTTCAGCATAATGCATGAAGAAACACCATAGCTCTGTTAGAATTTCCAAGCAAAGGAAATGGGGATGGAAAAGGTTCTCAAGTAAGAAGACTTCAAACTCACTCCAAGCAGCACTTGAAGAAGAAGCAGCAATCATAAAAGTCTTCAAGGCTTGTATAAGAGAAGTATATACAGGTTGCCAGACAACCTTAGGAGAATCATCATCACTACTTAGTGCAGGAATTTGGCAGCCAAGTACATATGAGTAGACATCTTCCAACGTTAAAATATTAAGAAACAGATGTAGCTTCTTACATAATTCAATGACCACCTCTTCCCTCAACCATGGGGAAGCATTGAGGAAGTGCAAGAACACAGTAAATTCAGCAGGTAAAAGTGCCCTGTTTATATTATCAACATCAGAATCCACAGAAAAAATGCAACCCAATGTAGCGAAATTCATTGTATGATCAACTTCTCCGGTGTACTCTGGATTACCggttcgtactttttccaaaaagtACTGCACGAGCTGGCATTTAGACTCTGGACTTACTTCTGTTGACTTCATAAGTGTGTCTAACAGAAGAAAGGAACTAGGCTCCAATAACTCAAAAAGTAATTCACTTGCTGCTTTCAACTGGGGATTTCTGCAGAACAGAATACTTGAGTGTGAAATCAGCAGTGCACACCGGATTATGCTCTTGTATATTGCCATTGTTTCAGATGGATATATAGAACAAATCCTAACGGCGTTCGTTAGGAAATATTTGATTGGTAAGAAAGCCCTTCTAGCTTCAGCGGTACCAAGGACTTCTTGTAATGGTACACACCATCTCTCAGTAGCAACCCTCAGAGATTCAATGGCAACTGAGATAGGAATTAAAATAATCTCTCTTACATTCACCTTTTCTTCTACCATCCCTTTACCAAGCTGCAGTAAGGAAATTATGCCCTTCCATGATATATTCAGTAAAATCACCTGGCTTCCACCACTGGATGCTGCATGGGTTCCTATTTTACACAAGGACTGAATAGTGCATGCTGTAATCTGGGCAATGTTGCTAGTAAGATCTGTCTCTTTGTGTTCCTCAGTTGTCTCTTCTTTAGGCATGCTCATTATGCACTGGTCTGATTTTGCAGCCTCGGAGTACACTCTGCACAGTTTGATGGTTTCATCTAGAAAAACAGGTGCAGCCTTAGCAACATGTCCTGTAGTTCCGAGTTTCTGTCAACAGAGAGCATAGACAATGACTCCATTTCTACAATATTAGCATTTCAATGATTTGAAAAGAGCACTACCATCTCATATGATCAAAGTtggataaaaaaacataaattttagcCTGACGAATCTATGTATTAGTCAAGGGTAGGAAGCACTTCCAATTAAAGGATGAATTTCCAATATTCTCACAGAAAACATCTCTTTAGGAGTAAACAAAACTTGTAAGTAATTTGAAACAGATAAGGTCTATTGTTATTGTAATGTCATGGAGGTAACATATTTACTCTAGTTGGCCATTATTTGCTATTTCCCCTTTAGATTTTTGTTGCTAAGTTACTTTCAGGAGATGAAGGATATATATATGCAAGATAGCATATAAAACTATCTTATAGGACATAAATCAAGCAACAtgatcataaaaaaaaaggagagaaatatAGATTTCGGTCATGCAAGTTAAACCACCTGATACGACCATTGTGTAATATAGGAACTGAACCGTTACCTTGTCAAGTATTGAGCTTTCAGTCAGGGTTAGTAACTCCAAAATAAAGTCGCCAACAGCATGCACAGTATCTTCGGCAATGCATTTAGATGCAACAGGGAGGTGCTTGGAAGAGATATTTAAGGTCAGTGCAATTATCTGCAGTCAAATAAGTTGAACTTGTATTGGAACATTCTAGATAGAATCACAGTTACAGAAAGGAATAAATGATGTAATGAATCTCCAGAATGTAGAACAATTAAGTATAAACTAATATGAGCTGGTGAAAAAAATGTAGTGATTGAGAGTAGTACTGTTCACTTGCATAGGTCtgcattgaaaaaaaatgtagtgaTTGAGAGTAATGTACAAATGTTCTTTCTGTTATTACTGATAACTACATGTATTGCAATGAAATACAAACAGATCTtttttaagagagagagagagagagagagagagagagagagagagagactcaaAGCCCTTGACCTCAGGAAATAATCTGGAGTGTTCTTCCTCTTGGGCATCTTCAGATTCATCAATAGATTCAACAGACCACAGGAGATGCCTCACACACCACGAACCAGCCTGGCATAGGTGCACCAAAAAACAAGCAAATGTTTTGATTGGTTGAGCCAGAAAGCAGATAGGCAGGCAAGGTAGGTACAGCTGGCACTTATGATGAAGCAAGACTCCATTTGGAATGGCAACAAGTACCTTTGAACCAAGAGTAAGAAATGGCCCCAAGCAATTGGTTGTATCTAATTCTGAGCATTTAAGAGCAACCTGCAGAATTGACTTGTGTAGCATGCAGTGTGATACACCGGAACATGTGGAATCATCCCACGATGCCTAAGATGTTGTCAAGGTACCATAAGAAAACTCCTTACTAGAAAACACTGACAACGTCCACTAAGAAACAATGAATCAGTGAGTCCATCCGACTGGCTACATATATCATCGTGTTTCTGGATATATCAAGTATACCGAGATAAAGCAATAAAGGATACGATCAGACTTTCAACCACTAGGCCCAGATCATCTGCACACAACTGAAAAGGATCCTCGAGTTGGTTGATAAGGGAAATTCTGTTCTCCAAAACCTGCTATTATATACAGATCATGTTGTTATTAATGCCTGGAAGAGTATGGATTAACTAGAGCGCGCACAAATCCCCAAACCCCAACGGCCAACACCTACAGAAGTTCGCGGAGATTCATCTTAAATCCCACCCAGAAACATCCATTCCCCCATCCCCACCCCCCAAATCTACATCCATTCCACTCGACCGAACTCTCTATTCGTGGAAACCAATCACGGCCGCAGCACTCGAACAATGTATCAAGCTAAACCCTAGAAGTGGCCTAACGGAGCAAATGGGGACGAGGAGCCGCACGAGCACGCACCTCGGAGGACTTGATGGCTTCCACGAGGGACCCGagctcgctcctcctcctcctctcctccgcctcctcgccggcggcgccgccgtcagcctccaTTTCCCTCCCCCGTCTCGGCCGTGCACCTCGGCTTTCCCGCCTCCTCCCACCCCTCTGCGCTTCGTGGAGGCCAATGTCCAATCAGCTGGAGATCCAGGCCGAGATCATTTGTGGCCGTCCATGGGCTGAATCGGCCCATTCCGCTCCACTTTAGCCGGTTCAAACGGTTTGTCGCGACTCTCGTTGGAAACAGTTATTCGCTTGGTTGACTTTTGAACAGTACTACTTCTGATCATTTATCTCATTGAAAACTAGTACAGTAGTAATTGTCATACTTAAGTTACTTAGcaaaaaaaccaaataaacgATAATTATATACTCCTATTCTTTAATAATAGGAAAGGCCAACCGATGAAGCCCTTAGTTGTCATctactgtaaaaaaaaatgtgaaagtATATATTAGTTTACTTAAATGCCGTGGGA
Coding sequences:
- the LOC4331594 gene encoding uncharacterized protein isoform X1, with translation MEADGGAAGEEAEERRRRSELGSLVEAIKSSEQVLENRISLINQLEDPFQLCADDLGLVVESLIASWDDSTCSGVSHCMLHKSILQVALKCSELDTTNCLGPFLTLGSKAGSWCVRHLLWSVESIDESEDAQEEEHSRLFPEIIALTLNISSKHLPVASKCIAEDTVHAVGDFILELLTLTESSILDKKLGTTGHVAKAAPVFLDETIKLCRVYSEAAKSDQCIMSMPKEETTEEHKETDLTSNIAQITACTIQSLCKIGTHAASSGGSQVILLNISWKGIISLLQLGKGMVEEKVNVREIILIPISVAIESLRVATERWCVPLQEVLGTAEARRAFLPIKYFLTNAVRICSIYPSETMAIYKSIIRCALLISHSSILFCRNPQLKAASELLFELLEPSSFLLLDTLMKSTEVSPESKCQLVQYFLEKVRTGNPEYTGEVDHTMNFATLGCIFSVDSDVDNINRALLPAEFTVFLHFLNASPWLREEVVIELCKKLHLFLNILTLEDVYSYVLGCQIPALSSDDDSPKVVWQPVYTSLIQALKTFMIAASSSSAAWSEFEVFLLENLFHPHFLCLEILTELWCFFMHYAEAETSTYLINQLFLLLKTLASPEEVLAPLSALRKLARASCNILSYASSATIDQIYTMLNDSSSKSSILYLALLMEGFPFDSLSRGVKEHAVKTLFTSFAGYLQNQNYFKNHGEINLPTSSSSGIIGFPVHALASAFQSCEIKDVTIDEKSIATMFKIATSLINLYRTSPDSSKNLLVKHISSILVIITHMRHLCAFSELEKLTLELHTLFMSSFDNSNTAISQCKPSMASFMAILGHLNTTEDDANPLCSAMWDLFHFLLRERHWALIHLAMGSFGYFAARTSFAQLWKFVPVDAALSYTCTGVDIDEDGFMSELKAFLQKEVALRDDKWSEEQICSLVSEGRMLKKLVESCLEIPLVPEPEKVSITNYVKTKKRKMPDGICEGMPENVSVTNDVETKKRKMPDRICEGMMLVQNGLKIMRSALSETDLAELKDRFAVHLSRLEDAVSHLASFSDKI
- the LOC4331594 gene encoding uncharacterized protein isoform X2; its protein translation is MEADGGAAGEEAEERRRRSELGSLVEAIKSSEVLENRISLINQLEDPFQLCADDLGLVVESLIASWDDSTCSGVSHCMLHKSILQVALKCSELDTTNCLGPFLTLGSKAGSWCVRHLLWSVESIDESEDAQEEEHSRLFPEIIALTLNISSKHLPVASKCIAEDTVHAVGDFILELLTLTESSILDKKLGTTGHVAKAAPVFLDETIKLCRVYSEAAKSDQCIMSMPKEETTEEHKETDLTSNIAQITACTIQSLCKIGTHAASSGGSQVILLNISWKGIISLLQLGKGMVEEKVNVREIILIPISVAIESLRVATERWCVPLQEVLGTAEARRAFLPIKYFLTNAVRICSIYPSETMAIYKSIIRCALLISHSSILFCRNPQLKAASELLFELLEPSSFLLLDTLMKSTEVSPESKCQLVQYFLEKVRTGNPEYTGEVDHTMNFATLGCIFSVDSDVDNINRALLPAEFTVFLHFLNASPWLREEVVIELCKKLHLFLNILTLEDVYSYVLGCQIPALSSDDDSPKVVWQPVYTSLIQALKTFMIAASSSSAAWSEFEVFLLENLFHPHFLCLEILTELWCFFMHYAEAETSTYLINQLFLLLKTLASPEEVLAPLSALRKLARASCNILSYASSATIDQIYTMLNDSSSKSSILYLALLMEGFPFDSLSRGVKEHAVKTLFTSFAGYLQNQNYFKNHGEINLPTSSSSGIIGFPVHALASAFQSCEIKDVTIDEKSIATMFKIATSLINLYRTSPDSSKNLLVKHISSILVIITHMRHLCAFSELEKLTLELHTLFMSSFDNSNTAISQCKPSMASFMAILGHLNTTEDDANPLCSAMWDLFHFLLRERHWALIHLAMGSFGYFAARTSFAQLWKFVPVDAALSYTCTGVDIDEDGFMSELKAFLQKEVALRDDKWSEEQICSLVSEGRMLKKLVESCLEIPLVPEPEKVSITNYVKTKKRKMPDGICEGMPENVSVTNDVETKKRKMPDRICEGMMLVQNGLKIMRSALSETDLAELKDRFAVHLSRLEDAVSHLASFSDKI